In Mastacembelus armatus chromosome 5, fMasArm1.2, whole genome shotgun sequence, a single genomic region encodes these proteins:
- the fam83c gene encoding protein FAM83C produces the protein MISSEGLRPTVIGRKPLGKLASRLEEVKNPWRQVSTLELSHNEAARLATDALLEHGEKEYRRVLTEEREVNFLSPLEIQYISQYAAKTPGAESNGIGPGDRDFGDGDAVSELTSGTYFPMMSDEDPPMLELGWPESPAKYGPSETQIYFQRDKTHNVKDLIRSLINKAKKVIALVMDVFTDVDLLCDLMEASNKRRVPVYILLDLKNLSYFTDMCSALDIQNSHLSNMRIRSVCGDTYCTKSGKKFTGQVLEKFMIIDCEEVIAGSYSFTWLSAQVHSNMVMHFSGRITDSFDREFRCMYADSQIIDCFYNPEEEGMPYYPFYQGMAGPGVGLGFSPVMGLDLLSDSRQRDRGCSENSSSQSSNSVSSVKAAPGMTPNPVYKVTQGMDKKEHGSGSHLSPERRVGERGQTGTPGPRGSANGGTNHGPIPDRPPPNYGQSMGIDWNKATPVDVMRSNIGGASSKFQALGLYDHKPNMFHATPNSNLNPKTQTPPPGNDSKLSSKQRTPPNQFFNKLSDMFLPSTNKDNFRRSPPPYSSSPWGGPDLSQTEPESQQSPPPPPSPGVVMSRQDQKRMTLGHSKLDLVNQYNKKTKPVYSRFELKSTN, from the exons ATGATCAGCTCGGAGGGCCTGCGGCCGACCGTGATCGGCAGGAAGCCCCTGGGTAAGCTGGCCTCCCGgctggaggaggtgaagaaccCGTGGCGCCAGGTCTCTACGCTGGAGCTGAGCCACAACGAGGCGGCGCGCCTGGCCACGGACGCGCTGCTGGAGCACGGAGAGAAGGAGTACCGCAGGGTCCTGACCGAGGAGCGGGAGGTCAACTTCCTCTCCCCGCTGGAGATCCAGTACATCAGCCAGTATGCGGCCAAGACACCGGGCGCCGAGAGCAACGGAATCGGCCCCGGCGACCGGGACTTCGGGGACGGAGACGCCGTGTCCGAGCTCACCTCCGGGACTTACTTCCCGATGATGTCCGACGAGGATCCGCCGATGCTGGAGCTCGGATGGCCGGAATCCCCGGCGAAATACGGACCGTCGGAGACGCAGATCTACTTCCAGAGGGACAAGACTCACAACGTCAAAGACCTGATCAGGTCCCTGATCAATAAAGCCAAGAAG GTGATAGCGCTGGTGATGGACGTGTTCACGGACGTGGACCTGCTGTGTGACCTGATGGAGGCGTCCAACAAGCGCCGGGTCCCCGTTTACATCCTGCTGGACTTGAAGAACCTCAGCTACTTCACGGACATGTGCTCCGCGCTCGACATCCAGAACTCGCACCTGAGC AACATGCGTATTCGCAGTGTGTGCGGCGACACCTACTGCACCAAGAGCGGCAAGAAATTCACCGGTCAGGTCCTGGAGAAGTTTATGATCATCGACTGTGAAGAGGTCATCGCCGGATCCTACAG TTTCACCTGGTTGTCGGCTCAGGTGCACAGCAACATGGTGATGCACTTCTCGGGTCGCATCACCGACAGCTTCGACCGGGAGTTTCGCTGCATGTACGCCGACTCGCAGATCATCGACTGCTTCTACAACCCAGAGGAGGAGGGGATGCCCTACTACCCGTTCTACCAGGGCATGGCGGGCCCTGGAGTGGGCTTGGGCTTCAGCCCCGTCATGGGCCTGGACCTTCTCTCTGACAG caggcagaGGGACCGCGGCTGCTCTGAAAACTCCAGCAGCCAATCGAGTAACAGCGTCTCCAGCGTGAAGGCGGCTCCTGGGATGACCCCTAACCCCGTCTACAAGGTCACTCAGGGTATGGACAAGAAGGAGCACGGCAGCGGCTCTCACCTCAGCCCCGAGAGGAGAGTCGGAGAGCGAGGACAGACCGGCACACCTGGACCGCGGGGCTCCGCCAATGGAGGGACCAATCACGGTCCAATTCCTGATCGCCCACCCCCGAACTATGGGCAGTCTATGGGGATCGACTGGAACAAGGCCACGCCGGTGGACGTCATGAGGTCAAACATCGGGGGCGCTTCCTCCAAGTTCCAGGCACTGGGGTTGTACGACCACAAACCGAACATGTTCCACGCCACCCCCAACTCCAACCTGAATCCCAAGACCCAGACGCCCCCTCCGGGCAATGACAGCAAACTCAGTTCCAAACAGAGAACTCCCCCCAACCAGTTCTTCAACAAACTCTCTGACATGTTCCTGCCCTCCACCAACAAAGACAACTTCAGGAGGTCTCCGCCCCCTTACAGCTCCTCGCCCTGGGGTGGGCCAGACCTCTCTCAGACTGAGCCGGAGAGCCAGCAGAGCCCCCCACCGCCGCCCTCCCCGGGGGTGGTGATGAGTCGACAGGACCAGAAGCGAATGACACTGGGCCACAGCAAACTGGACCTAGTGAACCAGTACAACAAGAAAACCAAGCCGGTGTACAGCCGGTTCGAGCTGAAGAGCACTAATTAG